CTGAATCCTCGAGGGTCCCCTCCTCGAAGAACAGGATGTAAAGGAACAGTAGCGGAGCGAACATCACTCCCGTCTGCTTGGTCAAGATGCCGACGACCATGGTCAGCAGGTAGAGGTGGAACCTGCGCGCCCACCGATTTTGATACAGCACGAGCGAGGCCACGATACACAGCGTCGAGAACGAGTCTGTTCTGGCTCCGATGTAGTTGAGCGTCTCTGCGTTGGCGGCGTGCAGCCCGTAAAACCCGGTCCCGAACAGAGCCAGCCACGGATTGTGCCGGTGCGGGCGGCAATGATCGAAGATCGTCCGAAACATGACGAACATCAGCAGCAGTTGAACGACATAGCACGAGAACATCGACAGGTGAAAGTAGAACGGATCGAGCCCGTTCCCGAGCCGGTAATCGATGGCGTTCAGCATCGTCGACACCGGGCGGTATGCCCGATTCGCGGGAAGCGAGCTCGACGTCGTTGCGTCGGTGAAGAAACTGGGGATGTTGCGGATGTCCGCGATGTACCCGTTGCTGACAATGGTGTGGGTATCGTCGAAACGAAAGCCGTTGTTGAAGTGGTTGGAGTAGGCCACGAGAAGCACCGTGGCAAGCAGCACTCCGGCCAAAAACACCTTTGCCCTATCCGGCATCGACTACTCCGGTTCCACTCGGCGATGGTCGCGCTCCACGTCACGGGTCACGCGGCGAACCCCATCGAACGACTCTTTAGTGTTCCGGCGGGCGGAAGGCGGAGCGCTTCGACTTCGCAACTCGTGCCGATTGGCGACGAGGCCTAACACGAAAAACGCACTCTCCCCAACCAGAAACCAGAGCCTAGATGCGACCGCGATGGTCGTGGCTTCAGGTAGCGGAAGCCCCGCTAGCTTGAGGTAGGCTGTCAGGATTCCTTCCCGGATACCGAGCCCCCCCGGGGCGAAGATGGCAATGATCCCAAGCGTGCCGGCGAGTGGAAACGCGAGCCCTGTTGCCATTCCCTGGTCAATGCCCGATAGACCTGAAACGAAACAGGAAAAGCCTATGGCCCACGTAGTCCAGTACCCGAGAAACCATGGCAGCAGCTTGCAGGTCTCGCTGATCTTGAGCCTCGGTAAGCTGATGGACCTTTTCAGGAAGGTCTTCAGCAACCGTTCCGCAGTCTGATGCCCCCATGGGCTGAATACGACCACGGAGAGACTAATCCACGAGAAGAGCAGCAGCCATCCGAACAGCTGAACTCCGCCAATCGCCATCAGCCCGAACGTTCCAAGAACTAGCCCAACCCATAGGCCGATGAACTGATCATTGAGAGAAATGGCGGATAATGTCGCAAGAGACTCCCCCCTTCGTTGAGCGATGTAGGCGGCGCGGCCCAGGATCATCCACAACTTGCCTGGGATGTACTTGCCGAAGATAGACAGTCCCATGGAGGCCACGCATTCGCCCGGTGAGCTGTCAACGCCGGATCTCGACAGAATCCTGT
This genomic interval from Acidobacteriota bacterium contains the following:
- a CDS encoding flippase-like domain-containing protein translates to MSKRFRLFVYASLLFLCWYLWRHDFLVVPKVRSFGLLSASFVFLVGGFLGGALAWNRILSRSGVDSSPGECVASMGLSIFGKYIPGKLWMILGRAAYIAQRRGESLATLSAISLNDQFIGLWVGLVLGTFGLMAIGGVQLFGWLLLFSWISLSVVVFSPWGHQTAERLLKTFLKRSISLPRLKISETCKLLPWFLGYWTTWAIGFSCFVSGLSGIDQGMATGLAFPLAGTLGIIAIFAPGGLGIREGILTAYLKLAGLPLPEATTIAVASRLWFLVGESAFFVLGLVANRHELRSRSAPPSARRNTKESFDGVRRVTRDVERDHRRVEPE